One Cedecea neteri DNA segment encodes these proteins:
- the rplO gene encoding 50S ribosomal protein L15 — MRLNTLSPAEGSKHASKRLGRGIGSGLGKTGGRGHKGQNSRSGGGVRRGFEGGQMPLYRRLPKFGFTSRKAMITAEVRLSDLAKVEGDVVDLNTLKAANIIGIQIEFAKVILSGEVTRPVTVSGLRVTKGARAAIEAAGGKIEE, encoded by the coding sequence ATGCGTTTAAATACTCTGTCTCCGGCCGAAGGGTCTAAGCACGCTTCTAAGCGTCTGGGTCGTGGTATCGGTTCTGGCCTCGGTAAAACCGGCGGTCGTGGTCACAAAGGTCAGAACTCTCGTTCTGGTGGTGGCGTACGTCGTGGTTTCGAAGGTGGTCAGATGCCGTTGTACCGTCGTCTGCCGAAATTCGGTTTCACCTCTCGCAAAGCAATGATCACGGCAGAAGTTCGTCTGTCCGATCTGGCGAAAGTTGAAGGCGACGTAGTTGACCTGAACACGCTGAAAGCAGCAAACATTATCGGTATTCAGATCGAGTTCGCGAAAGTGATCCTGTCTGGTGAGGTAACTCGTCCGGTAACTGTTAGCGGCCTGCGTGTGACCAAAGGCGCTCGTGCTGCTATCGAAGCTGCTGGCGGTAAAATCGAGGAATAA
- the rpmD gene encoding 50S ribosomal protein L30, translated as MAKTIKITQTRSAIGRLPKHKATLLGLGLRRIGHTVEREDTPAVRGMVNAVSYMVKVEE; from the coding sequence ATGGCAAAGACTATTAAAATCACTCAAACCCGCAGTGCAATCGGTCGTCTGCCGAAACACAAGGCAACGCTGCTTGGCCTGGGTCTGCGTCGTATTGGCCACACCGTAGAGCGCGAGGATACTCCTGCTGTACGTGGTATGGTCAACGCGGTTTCCTACATGGTTAAAGTTGAGGAGTAA
- the rpsE gene encoding 30S ribosomal protein S5 yields the protein MSHIEKQAGELQEKLIAVNRVSKTVKGGRIFSFTALTVVGDGNGRIGFGYGKAREVPAAIQKAMEKARRNMINVALNSGTLQHPVKGVHTGSRVFMQPASEGTGIIAGGAMRAVLEVAGVHNVLAKAYGSTNPINVVRATIDGLANMNSPEMVAAKRGKSVEEILG from the coding sequence ATGTCTCACATCGAAAAACAAGCTGGCGAACTGCAGGAAAAGCTGATCGCGGTAAATCGCGTATCTAAAACCGTTAAAGGCGGTCGTATTTTCTCCTTCACTGCTCTGACAGTGGTAGGCGATGGTAACGGTCGTATTGGTTTTGGTTACGGTAAAGCGCGTGAAGTTCCAGCAGCGATCCAGAAAGCGATGGAAAAAGCCCGTCGCAACATGATTAACGTCGCGCTGAACAGCGGCACCCTGCAGCACCCTGTTAAAGGTGTGCACACAGGTTCCCGTGTGTTCATGCAGCCGGCTTCCGAAGGTACCGGTATCATCGCCGGTGGTGCAATGCGCGCCGTCCTGGAAGTCGCTGGTGTTCATAACGTCCTGGCTAAAGCGTATGGTTCTACTAACCCGATTAACGTGGTTCGTGCAACTATCGATGGCCTGGCGAATATGAATTCTCCAGAAATGGTCGCTGCCAAGCGTGGTAAATCCGTTGAAGAAATTCTGGGGTAA
- the rplR gene encoding 50S ribosomal protein L18, with protein sequence MDKKSARIRRATRARHKLKELGATRLVVHRTPRHIYAQVIAPNGSEVLVAASTVEKAITEQLKYTGNKDAAAAVGKAVAERALEKGITVVAFDRAGFQYHGRVQALADAAREAGLQF encoded by the coding sequence ATGGATAAGAAATCTGCTCGTATCCGTCGTGCGACCCGCGCACGTCACAAGCTCAAAGAGCTGGGTGCAACTCGCCTGGTGGTACATCGTACCCCGCGTCATATTTACGCACAGGTAATTGCACCAAACGGTTCTGAAGTTCTGGTAGCTGCATCTACTGTAGAAAAAGCTATCACTGAGCAACTGAAGTACACTGGAAATAAAGACGCCGCTGCAGCTGTAGGTAAAGCTGTTGCTGAGCGCGCGCTGGAAAAAGGCATCACCGTAGTTGCTTTTGACCGTGCTGGTTTCCAATATCATGGTCGTGTCCAGGCACTGGCAGATGCTGCCCGTGAAGCTGGCCTTCAGTTCTAA
- the rplF gene encoding 50S ribosomal protein L6 has product MSRVAKAPVVVPAGVEVKLNGQVISIKGKNGELTRTINDAVEVKHAENALTFAPREGFANAWAQAGTTRALLNAMVVGVTEGFTKKLQLVGVGYRAAVKGDVVNLALGFSHPVEHKLPAGITAECPTQTEIVLKGADKQVIGQVAADLRAYRRPEPYKGKGVRYADEVVRTKEAKKK; this is encoded by the coding sequence ATGTCTCGTGTTGCTAAAGCACCGGTCGTTGTTCCTGCAGGCGTAGAGGTAAAACTCAACGGTCAGGTTATTTCGATCAAAGGTAAAAACGGCGAGCTGACTCGTACTATCAACGATGCTGTTGAAGTTAAACACGCTGAAAATGCTCTGACTTTCGCTCCGCGCGAAGGCTTTGCTAACGCGTGGGCCCAAGCGGGTACCACTCGTGCGCTGTTGAACGCAATGGTTGTCGGTGTTACCGAAGGCTTCACTAAGAAGCTGCAGCTGGTTGGTGTAGGTTATCGTGCAGCCGTTAAAGGCGACGTGGTGAATTTAGCCCTGGGCTTCTCTCACCCTGTTGAGCATAAGCTGCCGGCAGGTATTACTGCTGAATGTCCGACTCAAACTGAAATCGTGCTGAAAGGCGCTGATAAGCAGGTGATCGGTCAGGTTGCAGCAGATCTGCGCGCCTACCGTCGTCCTGAGCCTTATAAAGGCAAGGGTGTTCGTTACGCCGACGAAGTCGTGCGTACCAAAGAGGCTAAGAAGAAGTAA
- the rpsH gene encoding 30S ribosomal protein S8, translating to MSMQDPIADMLTRIRNGQAANKVAVTMPSSKLKVAIANVLKEEGYIEEFKIEGDIKPELELTLKYFQGKAVVESIQRVSRPGLRIYKKKDELPKVMAGMGIAVVSTSKGVMTDRAARQAGLGGEIICYVA from the coding sequence ATGAGCATGCAAGATCCGATCGCGGATATGCTGACCCGTATCCGTAACGGTCAGGCCGCGAACAAAGTTGCGGTCACCATGCCTTCCTCCAAGCTGAAAGTGGCAATCGCCAACGTGCTGAAGGAAGAAGGTTATATTGAAGAATTTAAAATTGAAGGCGACATCAAGCCTGAACTGGAACTGACTCTTAAGTATTTCCAGGGCAAGGCTGTGGTAGAGAGCATTCAGCGAGTCAGCCGCCCAGGTCTGCGCATCTATAAGAAAAAAGATGAGCTGCCTAAAGTTATGGCCGGCATGGGTATTGCTGTCGTTTCTACCTCTAAAGGTGTTATGACTGATCGTGCAGCGCGCCAGGCTGGTCTTGGTGGCGAAATTATCTGCTACGTAGCGTAA
- the rpsN gene encoding 30S ribosomal protein S14 — protein sequence MAKQSMKAREVKRVALAEKFFAKRAELKAIISDVNATDEDRWNAVLKLQTLPRDSSPSRQRKRCRQTGRPHGYVGKFGLSRIKLREAAMRGEVPGLKKASW from the coding sequence ATGGCTAAGCAATCAATGAAAGCACGCGAAGTAAAGCGCGTTGCTTTGGCTGAAAAATTCTTCGCTAAACGCGCAGAACTGAAAGCTATCATTTCTGATGTGAACGCGACCGACGAAGACCGTTGGAACGCTGTTCTCAAGCTGCAAACTCTGCCGCGTGATTCCAGCCCGTCCCGTCAGCGTAAACGCTGCCGCCAGACTGGTCGTCCACATGGTTATGTGGGCAAGTTCGGGTTGAGCCGTATCAAGCTTCGTGAAGCCGCCATGCGCGGTGAAGTACCTGGCTTGAAAAAGGCTAGCTGGTAA
- the rplE gene encoding 50S ribosomal protein L5 — protein MAKLHDYYKDEVVKKLMTEFNYNSVMQVPRVEKITLNMGVGEAIADKKLLDNAAADLTAISGQKPLITKARKSVAGFKIRQGYPIGCKVTLRGERMWEFLERLITIAVPRIRDFRGLSAKSFDGRGNYSMGVREQIIFPEIDYDKVDRVRGLDITITTTAKSDDEGRALLAAFDFPFRK, from the coding sequence ATGGCGAAACTGCATGATTACTACAAAGACGAAGTAGTTAAGAAACTCATGACTGAGTTTAACTACAATTCTGTCATGCAAGTCCCTCGGGTCGAGAAGATCACCCTGAACATGGGTGTTGGTGAAGCGATCGCTGACAAGAAACTGCTGGATAACGCAGCAGCTGACCTGACAGCAATCTCCGGTCAAAAGCCGTTGATCACCAAAGCACGCAAATCAGTTGCAGGCTTCAAAATCCGTCAGGGCTATCCGATCGGCTGTAAAGTAACTCTGCGTGGCGAACGCATGTGGGAGTTCCTTGAGCGTCTGATCACTATTGCTGTACCTCGTATCCGTGACTTCCGTGGCCTGTCCGCTAAGTCTTTTGACGGTCGTGGTAACTACAGCATGGGTGTCCGTGAGCAGATCATCTTCCCAGAAATCGATTACGACAAAGTCGATCGCGTCCGTGGTTTGGATATTACCATTACCACTACTGCGAAATCTGATGATGAAGGCCGTGCTCTGCTGGCTGCCTTTGACTTCCCGTTCCGCAAGTAA